The Vitis vinifera cultivar Pinot Noir 40024 chromosome 7, ASM3070453v1 genomic interval ATTGTTTGTAGGTTTTTTAGGCTCACTCACCTCACAAGTTACTCAAGAacctagctctgataccagatTTGTAGGTTTTGATAGAAACAGAGTGTGGAAACTCTTTGGAAGCAATAGAACATTGAGGAATCTGAAGTTGTCAATTTTATTAAGCTTCAAAGCACTTATTTATACAGCTAGcttaaaacagaaaaatataaaaatagcaACAAACTTGCTACCTATAGATAATTCCTAAAGAATAGAAACAACCAACAAACTTCCTAAGGAATAGGTAAATCTTCCACATGACTAACTTATTTGACTACTTCCACTTCAATCTACTCAGCTCCATGTCAACAGCTCCTATGACATGTCATTCAACAAGCTCATATATAGATACAGCGTTGAGAACTTTTGTCATTTCTGTTGTGGGAGGATATCACATATGATGCAGGTTGCATTTATGGTTGCAGGTAAGAAAGGCAAACTCATCAACAAAATTGAGAGATGTAGTTATGAGCTCAGCTGCAGCTCCAGTTTATTTCCCATCGCGTAATTTCAAAGCTGATGGCAGACTGCACAACCTTGTGGATGGTGAACTTGCAGCCAACAATCCTGTAAATGTTCTTCATACACAGGCCTTTATGGGACCATATTTTAAAGATTTGTTGCCATTTGTATACACAATTCATTCATCTTTCTTTGTGAAGCTATCCCTTACTGCGCAGACATTGCTTGCAATAAAAGAAGCAGCCCACATATTTGGAAACCGAGATTATAATAACTATCTGATTGTCTCCCTTGGTTCTTGCTCTGAAGAAGAACATCACAACTTCATTGATTTAAAGGGTCCACTTCCTTGGATAATAGACCTGAAGAGAGGAACACCACCCTTGGCCAACGTGCTGTTTAAGACATCAGCTGACATGGTAGATGCATACACATTATTTGTCCTTGGACTTGGAGTTGGAGGCCGGATTTCTAGTCAGAACTTTCTCCGGATCCAGGTAATTAAATGCACTTATATGAAATAGATTAGCAATCCAAACAAGCTCCCATTGAAACTGATCAGAGATCAAGATATAGGAGTGAATTGTATCAGATTGATCTCAATTTTTACATtactaaggaaaagaaaatttgaaccAGGACAATACATTGAAGCCTGAGCAGCTCAAAATGGATGATGCAATAAAGATAACTTTGATACCCTGATTGATATCGCTCAAAGACTTCTAGAGAAGCCTTTTCATTCCCTAGCTTGGTGATTAATTGGTCAACAATTACCAATGACTACCAACCGGGATGCTCTCATGAGATAATGAGCTAACAGGAAAGGTGATTTATTGCAAAAAGCATTTGTAGcctttctaacatttgaaaacaattcttttgataaaaatttcaagagtcaaaaatattaaaagtgtttccggtagggttatttgattaaaaagtaattgaaaactcaattttcaaaatttaacccTTCATCCttttttgacctcattttaacaaaaatattcatattgttttcttgtaagaaacatttatataaaaaataagttactcTTCAAACAAAAGTATAAGAGGggataaatttacaaatatggGATTATGTCatcccttttaaccaattatttctttcttataatcaccatcaaattgatttttacaaTTAGTTTACGAGTCATGGTTCACTTTGCTGCATCTTCATCTCATCACCATTTTTACTACATATTGGTTGTGATTTCTCTCTTGCAACTTTGCTACAATACTCTCCAGTGAAAAGAAGAGGAGGGTAGTTCTTCGTCCTATGTCTTTGGCTTTTTAATGTATTCaaccatttattttatttttctcctttttctttacaagctttgtattttgttttaccaataagaagagaaaaaaacactTTGAATTTGATGTATGGGAATATGGTTATTGTTGGTCCTATGAGAAATAATGGATGTGAATTCTATGTCTTAATGAATAATTCTCTTTCGAATGGAGTTATTCTTCACGGTAGTACCCTAAATCTTGACATCATTTATTcaatataaaatatgtattataacATGGGGGGTAAGGGTGGCAATTCGTGACAATGGTTGTATTTATGTTGTGTCAAAGATTATATATATGCCAAATAAGTCATTTCAAACATTGTACAGataataattacattaaaaatataaactcatATACTTCATAATTATTAAACAGGTAGTATGTCATATAGTTCATGTaactaatttaataatcaagttgATTTAAGTTTTATAATGTTTGTATGGTTAATGTTCCAACATAtatgtttatgatttaattgatttatttatttaaaataagtaaaatatgattaaatattttaaaattataattaggttaatccacgtgattattaaaatgaagatgaaaattttaatttttccccTCTTCCCTTGTTACCTTCCTATTATTTTTTCCCTCTTTGTGTGTCCTGTTaattaagttatgaaaaatagtttttataaacacgtacaaaaaatttattcatgaaacatagaaaccaataaaaaaaactaagactttatttggaaagtatttttgaaaataattttgaaaaataattttggaaaataagaCCCTCAATTATTGTTTAGAAaagctttttgtttttaaaaataaaaaagtagaaaaatatgtttgacaatcaaaggataaaaaacaatatgtttgttcttaaaaacataaaacatagtGTTTTTGgacaatatattttaattattttcttaagggtgtttaaaaaataattatataaatatagagaatgattgaaaataaaacattacattAAAATCGTgcttaataaatatttgaaaacacagAAAATCAATTAAAGACATTCTAagttcttaaataaaattttgtttttgaaagcattagagaattgtttttaataccGTCAACCAACTCTAACTTTTCAGACATCCTCCAAgctattattcaaaataataaagaaactTAAAGATTTGTTTactaaatgttttcaaaaaaaaaaaaaaaatcttgttgagaaaaaacaaaaggaaaacatgtttggtatctaaaaaacaaaaaacaatttttttttttaaaaaaagggaaacatgtgttttttaaaacatattttaattgtttttcacttgatttCCAATAGCTGCTTACAAAATAATGACACGAATAccatgaataatttaaaataaagtactctatgaaaatttatttttaaaaaatatttggaaacatagAAAAGAAGTTGAAAACATTACAAGTTGCCAAaacatttttgttatgaaaacaACATTGGTTGTGaaaaattgatgttttttttgtaatagtttTCGAAAACGTTCCAACAGATGGGGAGGTGTCTGCACTGAATAGATAGTGGAGATGTTTAATCCCCACGCAAGGGAGCAGGTGCCACTTGCCAGAAGGTTCATCCCTCAAGTGAAGGCAGAAAAGGGAAACCAGAAGTGGGAAATGCAGCATCAGCATCATTCTTCATTGTCCTTTGCTTGTTTAGGTGAAAATGCCAAAATTGGTGTTGTACTCAATACTCCCATTCCTCAAATTGGAGAGAAGTGATTCCCTCAAGTGTGGAAAAGACGTTTGGATTCATTTCCACAGCATTAGGAAATACAAAAGGTAGCTAGAATCAAAGTCAAAGAAAATCTCTTGCTTGCTACAGGTATAAAACTGGATGCCAAAGAATAAATCAACCTGCAGGCTGCTCTATATATAGAGACAACCAGCCAACCTCCTTCCTCACTCCTGCATACATACTCTTTGAACCACCATTTGCATACTTAAAAGGATTCCATAACTATCACTAATGGCTTCAACACAGGGATCGTCGCCTACGACCAACAGGAAAGTAATCACCATACTTAGCATTGATGGAGGAGGGTTCCGAGGCATTATCCCTGCAGTCATCCTATCCGCCCTTGAGGCCGAACTTCAGGTTTTCTCTTACCATATCCTTTTGTCATTTcacattcttatttttttcaaaattgtagtGCTGAAAATTACCATCAGCTACTGGCAGAAGGCGTACTTGCTAAAGCCAAAAGGGGtatatacatatacatgcaTGATTTGATTGGCAGGATATGATATGTCACCGGTCTCTTATCTCTTATCTCTTATCGCATCCCGTATTGTATGTAACACACCAAAAAGATTAGTAATGGTGCATATCTTGGAGAGTTGAGGTGAATTGACAAgggaaaaaacaattttgtgatttttgttaTATGCTGTTGCAAACAGAGACTTGATGGCCCTGATGCCAGGATTGCAGATTACTTTGATCTCATTGCGGGCACAAGCACAGGGTCAATTGTTACAGCCTTTCTTACAACCCCATATCCACTTCCTAGTGCTTCAAATGGATCCACAACAAATCGTCCTTGCGAAGCAAAAGATATCCAGCAGTTCTACATTGAGCATGGCCCGGAAATATTTGCAAAGGAAGAAGACCCTGTTCAAACCAGGTACATTGAGACTGTGTGAATGGGAGAGAAAAAAGCAAGAAGAGCGTAATATTTTAATCCAAATTAATTTCCTTGTGGTTGACAGTAAATCAGAAAGCTTCCTCGATGGGTTGAAACATTTGATTGTTCAAGGGGTGGAGAAGGTGCTGGAATACAAATATCGTCCATCCCGTCTTAGTGAGAAAGTGGATGAACAGCTTGGGAAAATTCGGTTGGCTGACACACTAACCAATGTTCTTGTTCCTGCTTATGATATTCAACACCTAaaactagtcaccttctcttcTCACCAGGtcatcaatttttttacatGATCAAGCATTAGTATTCATTCTTCTCATATTTGTATTTTCCATAGCATAAGACTCTGGGCCTATAATGCCGGCTTTAAAAGCCTTCTACATGATCAGCTCATGCAAACATGACGTCTTAGTTGTGTCCTATAGGTTTCCATAGCATAAGACTACAGGCTTATAATGTTGGCTTTAAAATCCATCCTCGTATAGGCATAACATTCTCATCATGTTTCATAGGATTGCAAGACCAAGCTGACAAACATGGGGTTGTGGATCgactttgatatcatttgtaataaCTGCCTTTcaatcatatagatattgtgTCTTTTAGGCCAAGGGGTCTTATGGCTttaaacacatttatataattGAAAGGAgcttgtgtatatatataatattataatttttttttccttatctgATATGGGACATGACATATGATGCATGTTGCATTTATGGTTGCAGGCAAGAAAGGCAGACTCATCAGTAAAATTGAGAGATGTAGTTATGAGCTCAGCTGCAGCTCCAGTTTTTTTCCCATCTCATAATTTCGAAGCCGATGGCAGAATGTACAACCTTGTGGATGGTGGAGTCGCAGCCAACAATCCTGTAAATCCTCTTCATACACAGGCCTTTAAGGGATCATATTTTCAAGATTTGTTGCCATTTGTATACACGATTCATTCATCATACTTGATGAAGCTGTCCCCTCTGTGCAGACATTGCTTGCAATACAAGAAGCAGACCATATATTTGGAAACCGAGATTATAATTATCTGATTCTTTCCCTGGGCACTTGCTCTGAAGAAGAACACCAGAACTTCATTGATTTAACGGGTCCACTTCCTTGGATGATAGACCTTAAGAGAGGAACACCACCATTGGCCAACGTGCTGTTCAAGACATCAGCCGACATGGTAGATGCATACACATTATTTGTCCTTGGAGTTGGAGGCCGGATTTCTAGTCAGAACTTTCTCCGGATCCAGGTAATTAAATGCACTTACATGAAATAGTTGAGCAATCCAAACAAGTTCCCATTAAAACTGATCAAAGATCAAAGATATAGGAGTGAATATTATCAGATTGATCTCAATTTTTACATtactaaggaaaagaaaatttgaaccAGGACAA includes:
- the LOC132252557 gene encoding patatin-like protein 2, encoding MASTQGSSPTTNRKVITILSIDGGGFRGIIPAVILSALEAELQRLDGPDARIADYFDLIAGTSTGSIVTAFLTTPYPLPSASNGSTTNRPCEAKDIQQFYIEHGPEIFAKEEDPVQTSKSESFLDGLKHLIVQGVEKVLEYKYRPSRLSEKVDEQLGKIRLADTLTNVLVPAYDIQHLKLVTFSSHQARKADSSVKLRDVVMSSAAAPVFFPSHNFEADGRMYNLVDGGVAANNPTLLAIQEADHIFGNRDYNYLILSLGTCSEEEHQNFIDLTGPLPWMIDLKRGTPPLANVLFKTSADMVDAYTLFVLGVGGRISSQNFLRIQDNTLKPEQLTMDDASKKNFESLIDIAQRLLEKPVSFPSLVIGLQPMTTNRKALMSFARLLSEEKKRRGGSLFHVSGFLMCSIISSLFLLFLYKLYMVFYQ
- the LOC104879802 gene encoding uncharacterized protein LOC104879802, with the translated sequence MSSAAAPVYFPSRNFKADGRLHNLVDGELAANNPVNVLHTQAFMGPYFKDLLPFVYTIHSSFFVKLSLTAQTLLAIKEAAHIFGNRDYNNYLIVSLGSCSEEEHHNFIDLKGPLPWIIDLKRGTPPLANVLFKTSADMVDAYTLFVLGLGVGGRISSQNFLRIQDNTLKPEQLKMDDAIKITLIP